In Myxococcus guangdongensis, one genomic interval encodes:
- a CDS encoding alpha/beta hydrolase: protein MRRLSFVLLCASLLSACDDSEGAPVVPPPPFTQSYPDAGPTPDGGGGPTSWACQRQAVVKGAPMSLLADLQLAMGRAATSNERTQAIDRFVAQVEAQGGTPLVSDASAGRQRVAFFVRGEAARDTFVAGEFNEWSPTATPLGQVRDTDLYLAEVEVPRTGPQPYKLVKGGDFFEDPRARNVVWDRLNRNDVGQFNSLVYPDAQDPAKGRLTAWYDVRATALNDARDVFVYTPASYDGPECPSLPVMYVHDGNESITRESFVDAADAHYKARPQDAAVLVFIALPSQDVRLGQYTFPPALAPGWPTPRGDDYLAFIVNDLMPRVESGLRVKKGPQETGISGASLGGLISVYAGFRAPEKFGFVGTQSGTLFWPHDGEVDRNDGNAMVVRASADPVVPVRFYVDHGSPSTGCTRDGEQGGDDCQSNLQFVTALRNKGYGVVHVNEVSGAHDWAFWKKRQPGLLCVFRNADAKECGF, encoded by the coding sequence ATGCGCCGTCTGTCCTTCGTCCTGCTGTGCGCGAGTCTGCTGTCCGCCTGTGATGATTCGGAGGGCGCGCCGGTCGTTCCGCCTCCGCCCTTCACCCAGTCCTATCCGGACGCGGGGCCGACGCCCGACGGCGGTGGGGGCCCGACGAGCTGGGCCTGTCAGCGGCAGGCGGTGGTGAAGGGCGCGCCCATGTCGCTGCTGGCGGACCTGCAGCTGGCCATGGGCCGGGCCGCGACGTCGAATGAGCGCACCCAGGCCATCGACCGCTTCGTGGCGCAGGTGGAGGCCCAGGGCGGCACGCCGCTGGTGAGCGACGCGAGCGCGGGCCGTCAGCGCGTGGCCTTCTTCGTCCGGGGCGAGGCCGCGCGCGACACCTTCGTGGCCGGTGAGTTCAACGAGTGGTCGCCCACGGCGACGCCGCTCGGGCAGGTGCGGGACACGGACTTGTACCTCGCGGAGGTGGAGGTCCCGCGCACGGGCCCGCAGCCGTACAAGCTGGTGAAGGGCGGCGACTTCTTCGAGGACCCTCGCGCGCGCAACGTCGTGTGGGACCGCCTCAACCGCAACGACGTGGGCCAGTTCAACTCGCTCGTCTACCCGGACGCGCAGGACCCGGCGAAGGGCCGGCTCACCGCGTGGTACGACGTGCGCGCCACGGCGTTGAACGACGCGCGCGATGTCTTCGTCTACACGCCCGCGTCCTATGACGGCCCGGAGTGCCCGTCGCTGCCGGTGATGTACGTGCACGACGGCAACGAGAGCATCACCCGCGAGTCCTTCGTGGACGCGGCGGACGCGCACTACAAGGCGCGGCCCCAGGACGCGGCGGTGCTCGTGTTCATCGCGCTGCCGAGCCAGGACGTGCGGCTGGGGCAGTACACCTTCCCGCCCGCGCTCGCGCCGGGCTGGCCCACGCCTCGGGGTGACGACTACCTGGCCTTCATCGTCAATGACCTGATGCCGCGCGTGGAGTCGGGCCTGCGCGTGAAGAAGGGGCCCCAGGAGACGGGCATCTCCGGCGCGTCGCTGGGCGGGCTCATCTCCGTGTACGCGGGCTTCCGCGCCCCGGAGAAGTTCGGCTTCGTGGGCACGCAGTCCGGCACGCTGTTCTGGCCGCACGACGGCGAGGTGGACCGCAACGACGGCAACGCCATGGTGGTGCGCGCGAGCGCGGACCCGGTGGTGCCGGTGCGCTTCTACGTGGACCACGGCTCACCCTCGACGGGCTGCACGCGCGACGGCGAGCAGGGCGGGGACGACTGTCAGTCCAACCTCCAGTTCGTCACTGCGCTGCGCAACAAGGGCTACGGCGTGGTGCACGTGAACGAGGTGAGCGGCGCGCACGACTGGGCCTTCTGGAAGAAGCGTCAGCCGGGGCTGCTGTGCGTGTTCCGCAACGCGGATGCGAAGGAGTGCGGCTTCTAG
- a CDS encoding ATP-grasp domain-containing protein, producing MDVAVLTYSDMPELAEFERPLLPALRALGLDARPVVWDDPTVDFNTVRLAVVRSTWDSHLRRDTFVAWAQKVGRLTRLHNPADVLRWNTHKFYLRELEEKGIPVTPTAWVERDGALDLEVLARARGWDTLVLKPAVSAGAVETHIIPRAEASAGNALVTRLAASGELMVQPYLRAFESEGERSYIFFEGVFSHAVRRPPTLKSAPRGFAEPSTFAPDPKELKLSERVLEAMGAPLLYARVDVATDNEGVTRLQEVEVTEPSLFLTLDAESPHRLARAIAAKL from the coding sequence ATGGATGTCGCTGTCCTCACCTACTCAGACATGCCCGAGCTCGCCGAGTTCGAGCGCCCCCTGCTCCCCGCGCTCCGAGCCCTGGGCCTGGATGCGCGGCCCGTCGTCTGGGACGACCCGACGGTGGACTTCAACACCGTGCGCCTCGCCGTGGTGCGCAGCACCTGGGACAGCCACCTGCGCCGCGACACCTTCGTCGCCTGGGCCCAGAAGGTCGGCCGGCTCACCCGGCTCCACAACCCGGCCGACGTGCTGCGCTGGAACACGCACAAGTTCTACCTGCGTGAGCTCGAGGAGAAGGGCATCCCCGTGACGCCCACCGCGTGGGTGGAGCGCGACGGCGCCCTGGACCTCGAGGTCCTCGCCCGCGCCCGGGGCTGGGACACGCTGGTCCTCAAGCCCGCCGTGTCCGCTGGCGCCGTGGAGACGCACATCATCCCGCGCGCGGAGGCCTCGGCTGGCAACGCGCTCGTCACCCGACTCGCCGCCAGCGGAGAGCTGATGGTGCAGCCCTACCTCCGGGCCTTCGAGTCGGAAGGCGAGCGCAGCTACATCTTCTTCGAGGGTGTCTTCAGCCACGCGGTGCGCCGCCCGCCCACGCTGAAGTCCGCGCCTCGCGGCTTCGCGGAGCCCAGCACCTTCGCGCCCGACCCCAAGGAGCTGAAGCTGTCCGAGCGCGTGCTCGAGGCCATGGGCGCCCCGCTGCTCTACGCCCGCGTGGACGTGGCCACCGACAACGAAGGCGTCACCCGGCTGCAGGAAGTGGAGGTCACCGAGCCCTCCCTCTTCCTCACCCTGGACGCCGAGTCCCCGCACCGGCTGGCGCGCGCCATCGCCGCGAAGCTGTAG
- a CDS encoding serine/threonine-protein kinase, with the protein MTAHTLTSPVSRFLDGHLRRDAQGRELSVARFMAGLSGASVVVAAALGPSLGWGLTQALMGLSAVLALYYTALWRVLRSGAFHPAIPWLNVAIEVSIPAVVLAFDLRFQGPIYALTAPTLVIWPTLITLATLRSNPRLALAAGILVAAEYLGIYFLFVQPLLPESALITLTPRFIATRAFFFVAAGVFTATLARHFLQLTRGALSALREQEVMGKYVLHERVGAGGMAEVYRATYCPEGGFQKQVALKRILPSFADDDDFVAMFRREAELCSSLNHPNIVQVFDLGRHGGTYFLAMEFVDGMPLSSLMRGLARRPLPVAAVTFLGAELASALDYLHRRTGADGQPLRLVHRDLNPPNVLVSRFGDVKLSDFGIARDSARSQLTAAGSVRGKLGYMAPEQAAGRPFDGRADLFALGLTLHEALTGRRALQGSTQEALLRATLDQEVLPPSRFNPEVPPALDAAVMGLLEKRPEQRTASGALLRQQLLALEGESAPYPRGQALLAGVLREAAERQQQEKEARAQASAEGPARAQAPARSA; encoded by the coding sequence ATGACCGCCCACACCCTGACCAGCCCCGTCTCCCGCTTCCTCGACGGACACCTACGACGCGATGCGCAGGGGCGCGAGCTGTCGGTGGCGCGCTTCATGGCGGGCCTGTCCGGCGCGTCGGTGGTGGTGGCCGCGGCGCTGGGCCCCTCGCTGGGCTGGGGGCTGACGCAGGCGCTGATGGGGCTGTCGGCGGTGCTGGCGCTCTACTACACCGCGCTGTGGCGCGTGCTGCGCTCGGGCGCGTTCCATCCGGCCATCCCCTGGCTCAACGTGGCCATCGAGGTCAGCATCCCCGCGGTGGTGCTCGCGTTCGATTTGCGCTTCCAGGGGCCCATCTACGCGCTCACCGCGCCCACGCTGGTCATCTGGCCCACGCTCATCACGCTCGCGACGTTGCGCAGCAACCCCCGGCTGGCGCTGGCCGCGGGCATCCTGGTGGCCGCCGAGTACCTGGGCATCTACTTCCTCTTCGTCCAGCCGCTGCTGCCGGAGTCCGCGCTCATCACGCTGACGCCGCGCTTCATCGCCACGCGGGCCTTCTTCTTCGTGGCCGCGGGCGTCTTCACCGCCACGCTCGCGCGGCACTTCCTGCAGCTGACGCGGGGCGCGCTGTCCGCGCTGCGGGAGCAGGAGGTCATGGGCAAGTACGTGCTGCACGAGCGCGTGGGCGCGGGCGGCATGGCGGAGGTGTACCGGGCCACGTACTGCCCGGAGGGTGGCTTCCAGAAGCAGGTGGCCCTCAAGCGCATCCTCCCCTCGTTCGCGGATGACGACGACTTCGTCGCCATGTTCCGCCGCGAGGCGGAGCTGTGCTCGTCGCTCAATCACCCCAACATCGTGCAGGTCTTCGACTTGGGGCGGCACGGGGGCACGTACTTCCTGGCCATGGAGTTCGTGGACGGCATGCCGTTGAGTTCGCTGATGCGGGGGCTTGCGCGCAGGCCGCTGCCGGTGGCGGCGGTGACGTTCCTGGGGGCGGAGCTGGCGTCGGCGCTCGACTACCTGCACCGGCGCACGGGCGCGGACGGACAGCCGCTGCGGCTGGTGCACCGCGACCTCAACCCGCCCAACGTGCTGGTGTCGCGCTTCGGCGACGTGAAGCTGTCGGACTTCGGCATCGCGCGGGACTCGGCGCGCTCGCAGCTCACGGCCGCGGGCAGCGTGCGCGGCAAGCTGGGCTACATGGCGCCCGAGCAGGCCGCGGGGAGGCCCTTCGATGGGCGCGCGGACCTCTTCGCGCTGGGGCTGACGTTGCATGAGGCGCTCACGGGGCGGCGCGCGCTCCAGGGCTCCACGCAGGAGGCGCTGCTGCGCGCCACGCTGGACCAGGAGGTGCTCCCGCCCTCGCGCTTCAATCCGGAGGTGCCGCCCGCGCTCGACGCGGCGGTGATGGGGCTGCTCGAGAAGCGGCCCGAGCAGCGCACCGCCAGCGGGGCCCTCCTGCGTCAGCAGCTGCTCGCGCTCGAGGGCGAGTCCGCGCCGTATCCGCGAGGCCAGGCGCTGCTCGCGGGCGTCCTGCGCGAGGCGGCGGAGCGACAGCAGCAGGAGAAGGAGGCTCGAGCCCAGGCCTCCGCCGAGGGCCCCGCGCGCGCTCAGGCCCCCGCTCGCTCGGCCTGA